In Mugil cephalus isolate CIBA_MC_2020 chromosome 20, CIBA_Mcephalus_1.1, whole genome shotgun sequence, the following are encoded in one genomic region:
- the fbxl20 gene encoding F-box/LRR-repeat protein 20, whose amino-acid sequence MGKEVNGVSRSRFEMFTNSDEAVINKKLPKELLLRIFSFLDVVTLCRCAQVSRSWNVLALDGSNWQRIDLFDFQRDIEGRVVENISKRCGGFLRKLSLRGCLGVGDSALRTFSQNCRNIELLSLNGCTKITDSTCNSLSKFCPKLKHLDLASCTSITNLSLKALSEGCPLLEQLNISWCDQVTKDGIQALVRCCPGLKGLFLKGCTQLEDEALKHIGAHCPELVTLNLQTCSQITDEGLITICRGCHRLQSLCVSGCANITDAILHALGQNCARLRILEVARCSQLTDVGFTTLARNCHELEKMDLEECVQITDGTLIQLSIHCPRLQVLSLSHCELITDDGIRHLGSGPCAHDRLEVIELDNCPLITDASLEHLKSCHSLDRIELYDCQQITRAGIKRLRTHLPNIKVHAYFAPVTPPPSVGGSRQRFCRCCVLL is encoded by the exons ATGTTCACAAATAGTGATGAGGCGGTCATCAATAAGAAGCTGCCTAAGGAGCTGTTGCTACG AATCTTCTCCTTTCTGGATGTGGTGACACTGTGTCGCTGTGCCCAGGTCTCACGG TCGTGGAATGTTCTGGCCTTGGATGGCAGCAACTGGCAACGAATCGACCTCTTTGACTTTCAGAGGGACATCGAG GGCCGGGTGGTGGAGAACATTTCAAAGCGATGCGGGGGGTTCCTCCGGAAGCTCAGCCTGCGGGGGTGTCTGGGTGTGGGTGACAGCGCCCTGAG GACTTTCTCGCAGAACTGCAGGAACATTGAGCTGCTTAGTCTGAACGGCTGCACAAAGATCACCGACAG CACGTGTAATAGCCTCAGTAAGTTCTGTCCAAAGCTGAAGCACCTGGACCTCGCCTCCTGTACCTCCATCACCAACCTATCCCTCAAAGCTCTCAG TGAGGGTTGTCCTTTGCTGGAGCAGCTGAACATCTCCTGGTGTGATCAGGTCACCAAGGACGGCATCCAGGCGCTGGTGCGCTGCTGCCCCGGACTCAAAGGCCTCTTCCTCAAGGGCTGCACGCAG CTAGAAGACGAGGCTCTGAAGCACATCGGGGCTCACTGTCCAGAGCTGGTCACACTCAACTTGCAGACATGCTCA CAGATCACAGATGAGGGACTCATCACAATATGCCGGGGCTGTCACCGCCTgcagtctctgtgtgtgtcggGTTGTGCCAACATCACAGACGCCATCTTGCATGCCCTGGGACAGAACTGCGCCCGTCTCAG AATATTAGAAGTAGCCCGCTGCTCTCAGCTTACAGATGTGGGGTTCACTACATTAGCAAGG AATTGTCATGAGCTTGAGAAGATGGATTTAGAAGAATGTGTGCAG ATCACAGATGGAACACTCATCCAGCTGTCTATCCACTGCCCTCGCCTGCAAGTCCTG AGTCTGTCTCACTGTGAGCTGATCACCGATGATGGCATCCGACATCTCGGCAGTGGGCCCTGCGCTCACGACCGTCTGGAGGTGATCGAGCTGGACAACTGCCCCCTGATCACAGACGCCTCGCTGGAGCACCTGAAGAGCTGCCACAGTCTGGATCGCATCGAGCTCTACGACTGCCAGCAGATCACACGCGCCGGCATCAAGAGACTAAGG ACCCATCTGCCTAACATCAAAGTGCATGCATACTTCGCTCCCGTCACTCCGCCGCCCTCCGTCGGGGGCAGCCGTCAGAGGTTTTGCCGCTGCTGTGTCCTGCTATGA